A genome region from Streptomyces sp. S4.7 includes the following:
- a CDS encoding siderophore-interacting protein, translating into MSDDPFQFFTLRVLRTTRPTPSFVRVTLGGDDVARFGSAGRDQRVKLFLPRPGQDAPVLPGPDDGHWWAAWRALDPDVRGVMRTYTVRELRRDQQELDIDFAVHELLPGSGEGPATRWALKAAPGDRIGILAPIHDENTGYDFRPPDGTDWILLTGDESALPAVAGILESLPPGVPARVWIALHHTADRCELPTKADARVTWLVRDESAPATQDAIRAADDLPDGTPYAWIAGESATVRAVRRHLVGERRIDRRAVKFTGYWRRGTSEDDLLRTGEDA; encoded by the coding sequence ATGTCGGACGACCCGTTCCAGTTCTTCACCCTGCGCGTGCTGCGTACGACGCGCCCCACCCCCTCGTTCGTCCGCGTCACCCTCGGCGGCGACGACGTCGCACGCTTCGGGTCGGCCGGGCGGGACCAGCGCGTGAAGCTCTTCCTGCCGAGGCCGGGACAGGACGCCCCCGTCCTGCCGGGCCCGGACGACGGGCACTGGTGGGCCGCCTGGCGCGCCCTGGACCCGGACGTACGCGGCGTCATGCGCACCTACACGGTGCGCGAACTGCGCCGCGACCAGCAGGAGTTGGACATCGACTTCGCCGTGCACGAACTTCTGCCGGGATCCGGCGAGGGCCCGGCGACCAGGTGGGCGCTGAAGGCCGCCCCCGGCGACCGGATCGGGATACTCGCCCCGATCCACGACGAGAACACGGGGTACGACTTCCGACCGCCGGACGGCACCGACTGGATCCTGCTGACCGGCGACGAATCCGCGCTCCCGGCGGTCGCCGGCATCCTGGAGTCCCTGCCGCCCGGCGTCCCCGCCCGTGTCTGGATCGCTCTCCACCACACGGCCGACCGGTGCGAACTCCCCACCAAGGCCGACGCACGCGTCACCTGGCTCGTACGGGACGAGTCGGCGCCCGCCACGCAGGACGCGATCCGCGCGGCCGACGACCTTCCGGACGGCACGCCGTACGCCTGGATCGCGGGCGAGTCCGCGACCGTCAGGGCGGTCCGCAGACACCTCGTCGGCGAACGCCGCATCGACCGCCGGGCGGTGAAGTTCACGGGCTACTGGCGGCGCGGGACCTCCGAGGACGACCTGCTGCGCACGGGCGAGGACGCGTAG
- a CDS encoding tetratricopeptide repeat protein, whose amino-acid sequence MPIPEDVTGEEIDKAVRQELMSLPKTLADDVAKNLVMVANLIDEDPDQAYAYSRVALRLASRVAAVREAAGFAAYATQKYGEALAEFRAARRMTGNVDLWPVMADCERGLGRPERAMTMAGEPEVLKLDKAGQVEMRLVAAGARRDMGQIDAAIVTLQGPELGSNSVQPWTVRLRYAYADALLSAGREDEAREWFAKALEADKDGATDASDRLAALDGVQFVDVDEDVDVADEELEHGPESDSDSDSGNDRS is encoded by the coding sequence CTGCCGATCCCGGAGGACGTCACCGGTGAGGAGATCGACAAGGCCGTCAGGCAGGAGCTGATGAGCCTGCCCAAGACGCTTGCCGACGACGTCGCCAAGAACCTCGTCATGGTCGCCAACCTCATCGACGAGGACCCCGACCAGGCTTACGCCTACTCACGCGTGGCGCTGCGGCTCGCCTCCAGGGTCGCCGCCGTGCGGGAGGCGGCCGGTTTCGCCGCGTACGCGACGCAGAAGTACGGCGAGGCGCTCGCCGAGTTCAGGGCCGCGCGGCGCATGACGGGCAACGTCGACCTGTGGCCCGTGATGGCCGACTGCGAGCGTGGACTGGGGCGTCCCGAGCGGGCCATGACCATGGCCGGTGAGCCCGAGGTGCTGAAGCTCGACAAGGCGGGCCAGGTCGAGATGCGGCTGGTCGCCGCTGGTGCGCGCCGGGACATGGGGCAGATCGACGCCGCCATCGTGACCTTGCAGGGGCCGGAGCTGGGCTCCAACTCCGTACAGCCGTGGACGGTGCGTCTGCGTTACGCGTACGCCGACGCGCTGCTGTCGGCCGGTCGTGAGGACGAGGCGCGCGAGTGGTTCGCCAAGGCCCTTGAGGCCGACAAGGACGGTGCCACGGACGCGTCGGACCGTCTCGCGGCCCTGGACGGCGTGCAGTTCGTGGATGTGGACGAGGACGTCGACGTCGCGGACGAGGAGCTGGAGCACGGGCCGGAGTCGGACTCTGATTCTGATTCGGGGAACGACAGGTCCTGA
- a CDS encoding ABC transporter ATP-binding protein — MQRLTAESVTLGYDQRVIARDLSVEIPDHSFTVIVGPNACGKSTLLRALSRMLKPSSGSVLLDGAAIHSMPAKKVARTLGLLPQSSIAPDGITVADLVARGRYPHQALLRQWSREDERIVEESMAATGIGELADRYVDELSGGQRQRVWIAMALAQQTPLLLLDEPTTFLDIQYQIDVLDLCADLHETQDRTLVAVLHDLNHAARYATHLIAMREGEIYAEGPPAEVVTAELVERVFGLRCQVIDDPETGTPLVVPAGRRARHTVPVGLPE; from the coding sequence ATGCAGCGCCTCACGGCGGAATCCGTGACCCTCGGCTACGACCAGCGGGTCATCGCCCGCGATCTCTCCGTCGAGATACCCGACCACTCGTTCACCGTGATAGTCGGCCCCAACGCCTGCGGGAAATCGACCCTGTTGCGCGCGCTGTCACGGATGCTCAAGCCCTCCTCGGGGAGTGTCCTGCTCGACGGCGCCGCGATCCACTCCATGCCCGCCAAGAAGGTCGCCCGGACGCTGGGGCTGCTGCCGCAGTCCTCCATCGCGCCCGACGGCATCACGGTCGCCGACCTCGTCGCACGCGGCCGCTACCCGCACCAGGCGCTGCTGCGCCAGTGGTCCAGGGAGGACGAGCGGATTGTCGAGGAGTCGATGGCGGCGACCGGCATCGGCGAGCTCGCCGATCGCTATGTCGACGAATTGTCGGGCGGCCAGCGCCAGCGGGTCTGGATCGCCATGGCGCTCGCCCAGCAGACACCACTGCTGCTCCTGGACGAGCCCACCACGTTCCTCGACATCCAGTACCAGATCGATGTCCTCGACCTCTGCGCCGATCTGCACGAGACCCAGGACCGTACGCTCGTCGCCGTCCTGCACGACCTCAACCACGCCGCGCGCTACGCCACGCATCTCATCGCGATGCGCGAGGGCGAGATCTACGCCGAGGGGCCGCCGGCCGAGGTCGTCACGGCGGAGCTGGTCGAGCGCGTCTTCGGCCTGCGCTGCCAGGTCATCGACGACCCGGAGACCGGCACCCCGCTGGTCGTCCCGGCGGGGCGCAGGGCGCGGCACACGGTGCCCGTGGGACTGCCCGAGTGA
- a CDS encoding iron chelate uptake ABC transporter family permease subunit: protein MDARSALVVLLLLLGVCAMSVVLIGRGDFPMAPGDVVATLLGNGTTAQEFIVQELRLPRVLVGLLVGAALGVGGAVFQSISRNPLGSPDVIGFGQGATVGALSAIVVFQGGSAAVAGGAVVGGLLTGTGIYLLAWKRGVHGYRLVLIGIGVAAMLTAVNHYLITKASLIDATRAVLWMTGSLDGRDWAQVWPLLAVCAVLIPSALVYGRPLRMLEMGDDAAYALGVRVERTRLVLMGAAVLLVSVATAAAGPITFVALSAPQLARRLTRSPGPNLGPAAAMGALLLLIADWTATSAFGDRQLPAGVVTGVLGGCYLLWLLVTERKAGRI from the coding sequence ATGGACGCCAGGTCCGCCCTCGTCGTCCTGCTGCTCCTCCTCGGCGTCTGCGCGATGTCCGTCGTCCTCATCGGCCGGGGGGACTTCCCGATGGCGCCCGGCGACGTCGTGGCGACCCTGCTCGGAAACGGCACGACGGCGCAGGAGTTCATCGTTCAGGAGCTACGGCTGCCGAGGGTCCTCGTGGGCCTGCTCGTCGGCGCGGCGCTCGGTGTCGGCGGCGCGGTCTTCCAGTCCATCTCCCGCAATCCGCTCGGCAGTCCGGATGTCATCGGCTTCGGCCAGGGCGCGACCGTCGGCGCGCTGAGCGCGATCGTCGTCTTCCAGGGCGGCTCGGCGGCCGTCGCCGGCGGCGCCGTCGTCGGCGGTCTGCTGACGGGCACGGGGATCTACCTGCTGGCCTGGAAGCGCGGCGTGCACGGCTACCGGCTGGTCCTCATCGGGATCGGCGTCGCCGCCATGCTCACGGCGGTCAACCACTACCTGATCACCAAGGCCAGCCTCATCGACGCCACGCGCGCCGTGCTGTGGATGACCGGATCGCTCGACGGCCGGGACTGGGCGCAGGTCTGGCCACTGCTCGCCGTCTGCGCCGTACTGATCCCGTCGGCGCTCGTGTACGGGCGGCCGTTGCGCATGCTGGAGATGGGCGACGACGCGGCGTACGCGCTCGGTGTACGGGTCGAACGCACCCGGCTCGTGCTGATGGGCGCCGCCGTGCTGCTGGTATCCGTGGCCACCGCCGCCGCCGGGCCGATCACCTTCGTCGCACTCAGCGCGCCCCAGCTGGCACGTCGGCTCACCCGCTCGCCCGGACCCAACCTCGGCCCGGCCGCGGCGATGGGGGCACTGCTCCTGCTGATCGCCGACTGGACCGCGACTTCGGCGTTCGGTGACCGTCAACTGCCCGCCGGTGTGGTCACCGGAGTGCTCGGCGGCTGCTATCTGCTCTGGCTGCTGGTCACCGAACGCAAGGCGGGCCGCATATGA
- a CDS encoding DUF1015 domain-containing protein: MNTTGPAPKGLRLIPFRGLRYVPERVGSLAAVTSPPYDVVVRPDGLHHLESADPHNIVRLILPQAATPADRHRQAASTLRRWLAEGVLAPDPEPALYVYEQRRGDLLQRGVIGALALSTPAEGVVLPHEDVMPDIVEDRAALMRATATNLEPLLLTYRGQDGSADSPADTTAARTGTTAVVERTALREPLLSTTTEDGFCHRLWSVTDPAELAEIESDLADRQALIADGHHRWATYLRLREEHPASAAGPWAYGLVLLVDTARHPLQVRAIHRLLHRMPVADALAALEAVPGSFRVRTVEGTLPEAVEALSDAANAGTEAGEGAGCGAGAGAGFPANNAFLLAGDGRFHLIDRPDAALLARTVPTDRPAEWRALDATVLHSTLLDHIWKIPDTPEHISYIHDTEAAVEQAERHGSTAVLLHPVREEVVRELARQAVTMPRKSTSFGPKPATGLVLRSLADG; this comes from the coding sequence ATGAACACCACAGGGCCGGCTCCGAAGGGCCTCCGCCTGATCCCGTTCCGCGGACTGCGCTACGTCCCCGAGCGGGTCGGCAGCCTCGCCGCCGTGACCTCGCCGCCCTACGACGTGGTCGTACGGCCCGACGGACTGCACCACCTGGAGTCGGCCGACCCGCACAACATCGTCCGGCTGATCCTGCCCCAGGCCGCGACGCCCGCCGACCGGCACCGCCAGGCGGCGAGTACGCTCCGGCGCTGGCTCGCGGAGGGCGTCCTGGCGCCGGACCCCGAACCGGCGCTGTACGTCTACGAGCAGCGCCGCGGCGACCTGCTCCAGCGCGGTGTCATCGGAGCCCTGGCCCTGTCCACACCCGCCGAGGGTGTCGTCCTGCCGCACGAGGACGTGATGCCCGACATCGTCGAGGACCGCGCGGCCCTGATGCGGGCGACGGCCACCAATCTGGAACCGCTGCTCCTCACGTACCGGGGTCAGGACGGCTCGGCGGACAGCCCGGCGGACACGACTGCCGCCAGGACCGGCACGACCGCCGTCGTCGAACGCACCGCCCTGCGCGAGCCGTTGCTGTCGACCACGACGGAGGACGGCTTCTGCCACCGGCTCTGGTCGGTGACCGACCCCGCCGAACTGGCCGAGATCGAGAGCGACCTCGCCGACCGCCAGGCCCTCATCGCCGACGGCCACCACCGGTGGGCGACCTATCTGCGGCTGCGCGAGGAGCACCCGGCGTCCGCCGCCGGACCGTGGGCCTACGGCCTGGTCCTGCTGGTCGACACCGCGCGCCACCCGCTCCAGGTCCGCGCGATCCACCGGCTGCTGCACAGGATGCCGGTGGCTGACGCGCTGGCCGCGCTGGAGGCGGTGCCGGGCTCCTTCCGGGTCCGCACCGTCGAAGGCACGCTGCCGGAGGCGGTCGAGGCACTGTCCGATGCCGCGAATGCCGGCACCGAGGCCGGTGAGGGTGCTGGTTGCGGTGCCGGTGCCGGTGCCGGTTTCCCTGCCAACAACGCGTTCCTGCTGGCCGGCGACGGCCGCTTCCACCTGATCGACCGCCCCGACGCGGCGCTCCTCGCCCGTACCGTGCCGACCGACCGCCCGGCGGAGTGGCGCGCCCTCGACGCGACCGTGCTCCACTCCACACTGCTCGACCACATCTGGAAGATCCCGGACACGCCCGAGCACATCTCGTATATCCACGACACGGAAGCCGCGGTCGAACAGGCGGAACGCCACGGCAGTACGGCGGTCCTGCTGCACCCGGTACGCGAGGAGGTCGTACGGGAGCTGGCACGCCAGGCGGTCACGATGCCACGCAAATCGACGTCGTTCGGCCCGAAGCCGGCCACGGGCCTGGTGCTGCGGAGCCTCGCGGACGGCTGA
- a CDS encoding TlyA family RNA methyltransferase, translating to MAGVARRRLDAELVRRNLARSREHATQLIAAGRVTVGGATATKPATQVETSAAVVVAEDGGDPDYVSRGGHKLAGALAAFAPLGLRVEGRRALDAGASTGGFTDVLLRSGARQVVAVDVGYGQLAWSLQSDERVTVKDRTNVRELTLEIIEGEPVDLIVGDLSFIPLGLVLPALVRCAAPDADLVLMVKPQFEVGRERLGSGGVVRSPELRADAVRAVARKAAELGLGTRGVTASPLPGPAGNVEYFLWLTAGAPDVDPADVDRAVAEGPR from the coding sequence GTGGCAGGAGTGGCACGCCGCCGCCTCGACGCCGAGCTGGTACGCCGCAACCTCGCACGCTCACGCGAGCACGCGACCCAACTGATCGCCGCGGGACGGGTCACCGTCGGCGGCGCCACCGCGACCAAGCCGGCCACCCAGGTCGAGACCAGCGCCGCGGTCGTCGTCGCGGAGGACGGCGGCGACCCCGACTACGTCTCGCGCGGCGGCCACAAACTCGCGGGCGCCCTTGCCGCCTTCGCACCCCTGGGCCTGCGGGTGGAAGGGCGCAGGGCGCTGGACGCGGGCGCGTCGACCGGCGGCTTCACCGACGTACTGCTGCGGTCCGGTGCCCGGCAGGTCGTCGCCGTCGACGTCGGTTACGGACAACTCGCCTGGTCTCTGCAGAGCGATGAACGCGTCACCGTCAAGGACCGTACGAACGTACGTGAGTTGACGCTGGAGATCATCGAGGGGGAGCCGGTGGACCTGATCGTGGGTGACCTGTCCTTCATTCCCCTCGGGCTGGTGCTGCCCGCGCTGGTGCGGTGCGCGGCGCCCGACGCGGACCTGGTGCTCATGGTCAAGCCGCAGTTCGAGGTGGGCAGGGAACGCCTCGGCAGCGGCGGGGTCGTGCGCAGCCCGGAGCTGCGGGCCGACGCCGTACGGGCGGTGGCGCGCAAGGCGGCGGAACTCGGTCTCGGGACACGCGGCGTGACCGCGAGCCCGCTGCCCGGACCCGCCGGGAACGTCGAGTACTTCCTGTGGCTCACCGCCGGGGCGCCCGATGTCGACCCGGCCGATGTCGACCGTGCTGTGGCGGAGGGACCCCGTTGA
- a CDS encoding HAD hydrolase-like protein: MSQRSRTRPDGSATALDKAYDTALLDLDGVVYAGGEAIEYAVDSLVTARDGGMRLAYVTNNALRTPDAVAAHLTELGVPAEPAEVITSAQAVARLIAEHVPAGARVLVIGGEGLRVALRERGLEPVESADDDPAAVAQGYGGPDLPWGRFAEAGYAIARGVPWFASNTDLTIPSARGIAPGNGAAVEVVRIATGADPRVAGKPLPPMHRETVLRTGAKRPIVVGDRLDTDIEGAFNGGVDSLLVLTGVTDGAQLLAAEPRHRPTYVDADLRGLLTGQPEVDTRDGAFGCGGWTASVRDGALELGGDGGALDGLRALCAAAWTYAGDGACALDAGKVLAKLGL, from the coding sequence ATGAGTCAGCGGAGCAGAACCAGGCCCGACGGCAGTGCGACGGCGCTCGACAAGGCGTACGACACGGCTCTGCTGGATCTCGACGGAGTGGTGTACGCGGGCGGCGAGGCCATCGAGTACGCAGTCGACTCGCTGGTCACGGCCCGGGACGGCGGGATGCGTCTCGCGTACGTCACCAACAACGCGCTGCGGACGCCGGACGCCGTCGCCGCCCATCTGACGGAGCTGGGTGTGCCCGCGGAGCCCGCAGAGGTGATCACGTCGGCGCAGGCGGTGGCGCGGCTGATCGCGGAGCACGTCCCGGCGGGTGCGCGGGTGCTGGTGATCGGCGGCGAGGGGCTGCGGGTCGCCCTGCGGGAGCGGGGACTTGAGCCGGTGGAGTCGGCCGACGACGACCCGGCGGCGGTGGCGCAGGGCTACGGAGGGCCGGACCTGCCGTGGGGGCGGTTCGCCGAGGCCGGGTACGCGATCGCGCGTGGTGTGCCGTGGTTCGCGTCCAACACCGATCTGACCATTCCGAGCGCCCGTGGGATCGCGCCCGGCAACGGGGCGGCCGTCGAGGTCGTACGGATCGCCACCGGCGCCGATCCGCGGGTCGCCGGCAAGCCGCTGCCGCCGATGCACCGGGAGACGGTGCTGCGTACGGGGGCGAAGCGCCCCATCGTCGTGGGGGACCGGCTGGACACCGACATCGAGGGCGCTTTCAACGGCGGCGTGGACTCGCTGCTGGTGCTGACCGGGGTCACTGACGGGGCGCAGCTGCTGGCGGCCGAGCCGAGGCACCGGCCGACGTATGTGGACGCGGATCTGCGGGGGTTGCTCACCGGTCAGCCCGAGGTCGACACCAGGGACGGCGCGTTCGGGTGCGGGGGCTGGACCGCTTCCGTACGGGACGGAGCCCTGGAGCTCGGCGGGGACGGCGGGGCGCTGGACGGACTGCGGGCGCTGTGCGCCGCGGCGTGGACGTACGCGGGGGACGGGGCGTGCGCCCTGGACGCGGGCAAGGTGCTGGCGAAGCTGGGGCTTTGA
- a CDS encoding SCP2 sterol-binding domain-containing protein, with protein sequence MATKEECRSALDKLSDNMARAENGIRAAAGFDRSLSCHITDLDTTFTGRFDDGRIEVLDTHEGPPREKAQIRLAMTGDDLVSMVDGELHFAKAWGSGRVKLEAGFRDLLRLRSLL encoded by the coding sequence ATGGCGACGAAGGAGGAGTGCCGCAGCGCACTCGACAAGCTCTCGGACAACATGGCGCGGGCGGAGAACGGGATCCGCGCGGCGGCCGGTTTCGACCGCTCGCTGAGCTGCCACATCACGGACCTCGACACGACCTTCACCGGCCGCTTCGACGACGGCCGGATCGAGGTGCTGGACACCCACGAGGGACCCCCGCGTGAGAAGGCGCAGATCAGACTGGCCATGACGGGCGACGATCTGGTGTCCATGGTCGACGGCGAGCTGCACTTCGCCAAGGCGTGGGGCTCGGGGCGGGTCAAGCTCGAAGCGGGCTTCCGCGATCTGCTGCGGCTGCGCTCACTGCTCTGA
- a CDS encoding NAD kinase yields MTTNTEQTPEAGAEHRTVFLLAHTGRPAAIRSAELVVQGLLRNGLGVRVLAAEAADLPLPAAVETIPEAASGALNGCELLIVLGGDGTLLRGAAFARASGVPMLGVNLGRVGFLAEAERDDLDKVVDRVVTRAYEVEERMTIDVLVHSNGAVVHRDWALNEAAVQKVSPERMLEVVLEIDGRPVTGFGCDGIVCATPTGSTAYAFSAGGPVVWPEVEALLMVPISAHALFAKPLVTSPKSVLAVEVQPHTPHGVLWCDGRRTVELPAGARVEVRRGAVPVRLARLHQASFTDRLVAKFALPVAGWRGAPH; encoded by the coding sequence TTGACGACGAACACAGAACAGACCCCGGAGGCCGGAGCCGAGCACCGCACCGTCTTCCTGCTGGCCCACACCGGCAGACCCGCCGCGATCCGCAGCGCCGAACTGGTGGTGCAGGGGCTGCTGCGCAACGGCCTCGGCGTACGGGTGCTGGCCGCCGAGGCCGCCGATCTGCCGCTCCCGGCGGCCGTCGAGACCATCCCGGAGGCCGCGTCCGGCGCGCTGAACGGGTGCGAGCTGCTGATCGTGCTCGGCGGCGACGGCACGCTGCTGCGCGGCGCCGCGTTCGCCCGCGCCTCGGGCGTGCCGATGCTCGGCGTCAACCTGGGCCGGGTGGGCTTCCTGGCGGAGGCGGAGCGCGACGATCTGGACAAGGTCGTCGACCGGGTGGTGACCCGCGCGTACGAGGTCGAGGAACGGATGACCATCGACGTCCTCGTGCACAGCAACGGCGCGGTCGTGCACCGGGACTGGGCGCTCAACGAGGCGGCCGTGCAGAAGGTGTCGCCCGAGCGGATGCTGGAGGTCGTCCTGGAGATCGACGGGCGGCCGGTGACCGGCTTCGGCTGCGACGGCATCGTGTGTGCCACCCCGACCGGTTCCACGGCGTACGCCTTCTCCGCCGGCGGCCCCGTGGTGTGGCCGGAGGTGGAGGCGCTGCTGATGGTGCCGATCAGCGCGCACGCGCTGTTCGCGAAGCCGCTGGTGACGTCGCCGAAGTCGGTGCTCGCGGTGGAGGTGCAGCCGCACACCCCGCACGGCGTGCTCTGGTGCGACGGCCGCAGGACGGTCGAGCTGCCGGCGGGCGCGCGGGTGGAGGTCCGGCGCGGCGCGGTGCCCGTACGGCTGGCACGCCTGCACCAGGCGTCCTTCACGGACCGGCTGGTGGCCAAGTTCGCCCTCCCGGTCGCGGGGTGGCGGGGGGCGCCGCACTAG
- a CDS encoding iron chelate uptake ABC transporter family permease subunit, with amino-acid sequence MPPTVTRKRRTLRAAGLLVSLGVLLLVCAAGIAVGAKSIPLGDVWHGLFHNSGTGNDVIVVDVRLPRTVLGLLVGAALGLAGAVMQALTRNPLAEPGLLGVNAGAAAAVVSAISFFGVTSVSGYVWFAFAGAAIVSVLVYALGGSRSATPVRLALAGTAATAALFGYVNAVQLLDSAALDRLRFWTVGSLASADMSTVGKVWPFIAVGIVLALLIARPLNALEMGDDTARSLGADLTRTRVLAMLCVTLLCGGATAACGPIVFVGLMVPHLVRAITGPDMRWILPYAAVLSPVLLLGADVIGRVVARPAEVQVGIVTAIIGGPVFIQLVRRKRMAQL; translated from the coding sequence ATACCGCCCACCGTGACCCGGAAGCGCCGTACGCTGCGCGCCGCCGGGCTGCTGGTGTCCCTCGGCGTCCTGCTGCTTGTCTGCGCCGCCGGTATCGCCGTCGGCGCGAAGTCGATACCGCTCGGCGACGTATGGCACGGCCTGTTCCACAACTCCGGCACCGGCAACGACGTGATCGTCGTCGACGTCCGGCTGCCCCGGACGGTGCTCGGGCTGCTCGTCGGCGCCGCGCTCGGGCTGGCCGGGGCGGTGATGCAGGCGCTGACCCGCAACCCCCTCGCCGAACCGGGGCTGTTGGGCGTCAACGCCGGTGCCGCCGCCGCGGTGGTCTCGGCCATCAGCTTCTTCGGCGTCACGTCCGTCAGCGGCTACGTGTGGTTCGCCTTCGCCGGCGCGGCGATCGTCTCCGTACTCGTGTACGCGCTCGGCGGCAGCCGCAGCGCGACACCCGTACGGCTCGCCCTCGCCGGCACCGCGGCCACGGCGGCGCTCTTCGGCTACGTCAACGCCGTGCAGCTGCTTGACTCGGCGGCCCTCGACCGGCTGCGCTTCTGGACCGTGGGATCCCTCGCCTCGGCCGACATGTCGACAGTCGGCAAGGTGTGGCCGTTCATCGCCGTCGGCATCGTCCTCGCGCTGCTGATCGCCAGGCCGCTGAACGCGCTGGAGATGGGCGACGACACCGCCAGATCGCTCGGCGCCGATCTGACCCGGACCCGCGTCCTCGCCATGCTCTGCGTCACACTGCTGTGCGGCGGGGCGACCGCGGCCTGCGGGCCGATCGTCTTCGTCGGGCTGATGGTGCCGCATCTCGTACGGGCCATCACCGGACCGGACATGCGGTGGATCCTCCCGTACGCGGCCGTGCTCTCGCCCGTCCTGCTGCTGGGCGCCGACGTGATCGGACGCGTCGTCGCGCGGCCGGCGGAGGTGCAGGTCGGCATCGTCACCGCGATCATCGGCGGGCCCGTCTTCATCCAGCTCGTACGTCGCAAGAGGATGGCCCAGCTGTGA
- a CDS encoding ABC transporter substrate-binding protein: MNSPLPVPARRPLTRRRLLSAAGALGLGALLTACGADDDRAQGGSADSTGDAGKGGPWSFEDDRGKTARTDEPPRRTVAFIGTAAALHDYGIECTGVFGPSEPIDGKPDPQAGDLDLTKLTSLGQAWGEFNIEKYAALQPDLLISNMFPPPDLWYVPAESVRKIEALAPSVGITGGRVSPRQPLTRYTGLARSLGADPTARKTVDAKARFDRAEKTLRAAAEAKKADGGPKVLAMTGDAEQMYVGVPDSYCDLNYFKDLGVEFVEGKKSDEFGFWEFLSWENADKYHADLIMVDNRSTALPAAELAERPTWSRLPAVKADQITPWSMEERYSYAGYAPVLEQLAAAITKSRKLV, from the coding sequence ATGAACAGCCCCCTTCCGGTTCCGGCCCGCCGCCCCCTCACCCGGCGCCGACTGCTGTCGGCCGCCGGCGCTCTGGGGCTCGGCGCGCTGCTCACCGCCTGCGGCGCCGACGACGACAGGGCGCAGGGCGGTTCGGCGGACTCCACCGGGGACGCCGGCAAGGGCGGCCCCTGGAGCTTCGAGGACGACCGCGGCAAGACGGCCAGAACCGACGAACCGCCGCGGCGGACAGTCGCGTTCATCGGCACGGCCGCCGCGCTGCACGACTACGGCATCGAGTGCACGGGCGTCTTCGGCCCGAGCGAACCGATCGACGGAAAGCCCGACCCGCAGGCGGGCGACCTCGACCTGACGAAGCTCACCAGCCTCGGCCAGGCGTGGGGCGAGTTCAACATCGAGAAGTACGCGGCACTCCAGCCCGACCTGCTGATCAGCAACATGTTCCCGCCGCCGGACCTCTGGTACGTGCCGGCCGAGAGTGTGCGGAAGATCGAGGCCCTCGCACCGAGCGTCGGCATCACCGGCGGCCGGGTGAGCCCGCGTCAACCCCTCACGCGTTACACCGGGTTGGCCAGGTCCCTCGGTGCGGACCCGACCGCGCGGAAGACCGTCGACGCGAAGGCCCGCTTCGACAGGGCCGAGAAGACGCTGCGCGCGGCGGCCGAGGCGAAGAAGGCGGACGGCGGCCCGAAGGTCCTCGCGATGACCGGCGACGCCGAGCAGATGTACGTCGGCGTTCCCGACTCGTACTGCGACCTCAACTACTTCAAGGACCTCGGAGTCGAGTTCGTCGAGGGGAAGAAGTCCGACGAGTTCGGCTTCTGGGAATTCCTCAGCTGGGAGAACGCCGACAAGTACCACGCCGATCTCATCATGGTCGACAACCGCTCGACCGCTCTGCCCGCCGCCGAACTCGCCGAGCGGCCCACCTGGAGCCGGCTGCCCGCCGTCAAGGCCGACCAGATCACGCCGTGGTCGATGGAAGAGCGCTACAGCTACGCCGGTTACGCGCCCGTGCTCGAACAGCTCGCGGCGGCCATCACCAAGTCGAGGAAGCTGGTCTGA